The genomic interval TCAACGTCTTCCCGCGGACCCCTCTCGCGCGCCTCTTCGACACGATCGGCGACATCGAGGTGTACGCCCTCGTCGGCGAGAAGCTCGCCGAGAGGACCGGCGACCGTCGCTTCGCGGACTCTTGGAAGTTCGTGCGCGAGATGCGCGCCGACGCGTACCTCCAGAGAGTTCTCGACCACTCGTCGAACACGAAGGGATACCGGATCGCGGATCTCGAAGCGAAGGCGAAGGACGGAATCCCCGCCCTTATGATGAACCGGACTTATCCGAAGGCGGTCGGGTACGAGCAGACCGCCGACTCCCGCCCCTGGTTCACGAAGACCGGGCGCCTCGAGTTCTACCGCGAGGAAGACGAGTTCATCGAGGCGGGCGAGAACCTCCCGGTCCACCGCGAGCCGATCGACTCGACCTTCTACGAGCCGAACGTGATCGTCGGGCCGGAGCACGAGGCGTTCCGCCACGCGGGTCCGGGCGACTACGGCGTCGAGGAGAGCGATCTCTCCTGCGAGGTGCGGCAGGGGAGAAACGTGCGAAGAACCTGGGCCGAAACGAAAGCGACCGCGCACCCGCTCGCGAAGGATGGTTATCGGTTCATCTTTCACACTCCGAAGTACCGTCACGGCGCCCACACGACGCCGATCGACACGGACATCGTCTCGATCCTGTTCGGGCCCTTCGGCGACATCTACCGGCACGACAAGCGCGCCCCGTGGGTGTCGGAGGGATACGTCGACATTCATCCGGACGACGCCCGGGCGCTTCGGATCGAGGACGGCGACTACGTCTGGATCGATTCCGATCCGTCCGACCGCCCGTTCCGCGGCTGGCAGAAGAACGCGGCCGACTACAAGTTCGCGCGCCTTTTCTGCCGCGCGCGGTACTACCCGGGGACGCCGCGCGGCGTGACCCGCATGTGGTTCAACATGTACGGCGCGACGCCCGGTTCGGTCGAGGGACAGGAGACGCGCGCGGACGGCCTCGCGCGGAACCCGCGCACGAACTACCAGGCGATGTTCCGCTCCGGCTCGCACCAGTCGGCGACGCGGGGATGGTTGAAGCCGACCTTGATGACCGACTCGCTCGTGCGGAAGGGGCTCTTCGGCCAGGAGATCGGAAAGGGCTTCCTCCCCGACGTCCACTGCCCCACGGGGGCGCCGCGCGAGGCGATCGTTCGGATCGAGCGCGCGGAGCCCGGGGGGATCGGCGGCGCGGGGCTCTGGCGGCCGGCGGCGGAGGGGCTCCGGCCCCGATATGAAACCGAAGGGATGAAACGCTATCTCGCGGGCGCCTTCGCGGAGCGAGCGGAGCGGAAGGGAGGGAGAGAGTAATGGCGCGCGTTCGGAATTGGCAGATCGGGAGGGAGATGTCCTACTGGTATCCCGAGTCGCGCCCGAAGAAGCAGTTCGCGGCTGTTTTCGACATCAACAAATGCATCGCGTGCCAGACGTGCACGCTCGCCTGCAAGACGACCTGGACCTCGGGGAAGGGCCAGGAGTACATGCTCTGGAACAACGTCGAGTCGAAGCCGTACGGGTTCTATCCGCTCGCCTGGGACGTCCGGCTTCTCGAGGCGCTCGGCCGGCAAACGTGGGAAGGTCGGACGTACGCCGGGCGCACGATCTTCGAGGCAGCGCCGGCGGGGGAACGGGCGCTCGGATGGAGGCCGGACGATCTCGACTACGCGAGCCCCAACGTCGGCGAGGACGATTGCGCGGGGATGATCGAGAACGGCGCCGATCTCTCCGTTCCGCACGCGGCGTGGTTCTACTACCTCGCGCGCATCTGCAACCACTGCACCTACCCCGCATGTCTCGCCTCCTGCCCGCGCGGATCGATCTACAAACGCCCCGAGGACGGGATCGTGCTCGTTGATCAAAGCCGATGCCGCGGATACCGGGAGTGCGTGAAGGCGTGCCCGTACAAGAAGGTCTTCTACAATCCGATGACGGGAACCTCGGAAAAGTGCATCGCGTGCTTTCCGAAGATCGAGACCGGGGAGCAGCCGCAGTGCTTCGTGAGCTGCATCGGAAAGATCCGGATGGCCGGATGGATCTCGGCCCCCGAGGCCGCGCGCGAGGAGAATCCGATCGACTATCTCGTTCATATGCGAAGAATCGCGCTCCCGCTCTTTCCGCAACTCGGGCTCGAATCGAACGTGTACTACATCCCGCCGGTACACGTGCCTCTTCCGTTCCTCGAGCAGATGTTCGGACCCGGCGCGGGAGCGGCGGTCGAAACCTACCGCGCCGCGGCGAGCGATTCCGACCTCGCCGGGCTTCTCTGTCTCTTCGGCTCGAGCCCGCGAGTGATGCCGAGATGGAAACGGTCGGGGAGCTTCGTGCTCGGGCTCGACGAAGACGGGCGCGAGATCGTCCGCGTGCCGCTCCGCGAGCCGGTTCACGTGCGGGCCGCCTTCGACGCAGCGCGCGGCGTCGCGCGCACGAACGTGCCGTAGGAGGAGGATGATGCGGAAAATATTGAAGTATGGAGCCGCCGTTGCTCTCCCGGGGCTTCTTCTCTTCTCCTGCGGAGAGCGCGACGCCGCGCCGACGAGCGAGGTCGTCGCGGCGCGCGTTTCTCATGTCACAGAAGACCCGACGGACGCGGCGTGGAAGAACGTCCCCGCCTTTCGCGCCGACTTGATCCTCCAGGATCTCGTCGAGCCGCGGCTTCTCGTTCCGTCGACGGCGAGCGTGGAGGTCCGCGCGATGACCGACGGAAGCTGGATCGCGTTTCGTCTCGCGTGGAGCGACTCGACGGCCGACGATCTTCCGGGATCCGCGCGCTTTTCGGACGCGTGCGCGGTGCAGTTCCCGGCAGCGACGGGGCCCGATCTTCCCGCGCCGCAGATGGGCGAGGCGGACCGCGCGGTCGAGATCGCGTACTGGCGCGCCTCGTGGCAGGCGAGCGTGAACGGACGACCGGACGAGATCCGATCCCTCTACCCGAACGCGCATCCGGATCACTATCCGTTCGAAGCGACGTCACTCGCGCCCGGGTCGGAGGTTGCGAGAGAAGCCGAGCTTCGCTACGCGCCCGCGCGCGCGCTCGAGAACCCGATGGAGGGGCCCCGGGAGCGCGCCGTCGAGGACCTCGTCGCGGATGGGCCCGGCACTCTTCGGAGCGCGGCGGAGAAACGAGCGACCGGCTCCGGAGTGCGCACGGAGATCGGATGGGCGGTCGTGATCGCGCGACCGGCGCCCGCCGGGTTCGCCGATCGAGGACGCGGCACGATCGCCTTCGCGGTATGGGACGGAGCGAGAGACGAGACCGGATCGCGGAAGATGCGCACCGGTTGGGTTTCGCTCGTGCTTCGGGAGACGCCGTGAACGGGACGCATGATTCGAAACGCGCCCTCCTCAACGCGGCCGCCTGGCGCCTCGCGTCGGCTCTCTTCGAGCGACCGAAGCGAGGTTGGAGCGAGGAAATCGCATCGCTCGCGGGGGAGATCGACGACCCCGATCTTCGACGAGCGGCGCGCGAAGCGGAGGGAGCGACCGAGGGTCTCTACCTCGCGCTCCTCGGACCGGGCGGTCCGGTCTCGCCGCGAGAGATCGCCTATCGGCCGCTTGAGGACCCGGCGTGTGTTCTCGCGGATCTCACCGCCGCGTACGAAGCGTTCGCGTACAAGCCGGCGGCGGAGGATCCGATCGATCACATCGCGGTGGAGGCCGGGTTCGCCGGTTACTTAACTCTAAAAGCATCGTACGCCCGCGCGCTCTCCGACGAGGAAGCGGCTTCCGTGACGGAAGAAGCGCTCGCGGGATTCCTGCGGGAGCATCTCGATCCCTTCGCGCGCTCCCTCGCCGAGCGCCTCGCCGGGAGCGGAACGTATCTCGAGAAGGCCGCGCGGGCGCTCGCCGCGCGCGCCGCGCGGGAGCGTCCCGTGGCGCCGGACGCCGAGAGGAGTCCCCGCCCTTGAGCGAACCCGCGAACGCGCACCTCGAGTCGAGACCGATCCTCGGGGGCATTCTGATCGGCGGGCGAAGCGTCCGCATGGGCCGCCCGAAGCATCTCTTTCGATGGAACGGGCGCTCGTTCCTCGAGCACGTCGTCGAGGCAATGAGGCCGCACGCGCAGGAGATCGTTCTCCTCGGCGAGGGGGAGATCCCTCCCGAGTGCGCGGGGCTCGCGCGTCTTTCGGATGCGGCCGGCGCCGAGGGTCCGATCGCGGGGATCCTCTCCGCGCTCCGCTCGAACCCCGAGGCCGCGTGGGTGATCGCTCCTTGCGATCTCCCTCTCCTCACCGCGCGCGCGGTCGGATGGCTCCTCGAAGAGAGAAGCCCCGAACGATGGGTGGTTCTTCCCGTGAACGCGGCCGGACGGGCCGAACCGCTCGCGGCGGTCTACGAACCGGAGGCGGCGGCGCTCGTCGAGCGCGCGATCCGCTCCGGACGCTCGGCGCCGCGCGTGCTCGCCGAGGATCGGCGCGTGCACACGCCCCTCATCCCCCCCAAGCTCGCGCGCGCGTTCCGCGACATCGACACGCCCGAGGATCTCGCCGCGCTCGGGTGAGCCGCGCCCATTCGGGTCGGGGAATTCCTTCCTCCATCAAGAATCTCTCTCATCCGAACGGCGCCTCGGGCGGAGGTCCGTTCGGGGGGAAACGGAACAGGTTCGAAGGGGCTTTCTTCGGCGGATCCCCGCGAAGAAATCGCCGGCCTTGGTCGTCCTCTTCCCCCTGCAGGGTTCCTCGCGGGATGCCGAAAAGGAGAGAAGGAGGGGAAGACCGTATGGATCGAGAAGAGCGCGAGCCCGCCGTGACCGATCGAACTGGAAAAGAGAGCGAAGAGACGATGACCGGCGGCTCCCTGTCGCAGGGAGACGAGAGAGAAGCGGGGAGGTTGTGCTCGCGAGGCACGTCCTGCGACGACCGCCTCCGCGCGATCTTCGAAGCGTCGGCGGACGGGATCGCTCTTCTCGATCCTTCCGGGGCCATCGTCGAGATGAACCGATCGGCATGCCGGTTGCTCGGCTTCGGCTCGCCCGAGGAGATCATCTCCACCTCCCCCTCTGCGTTCGACCTCGTCGTTCCCGAGGAGAGGCACCGAGTGATCGCGGAGTTCGCGCGGACCGTGAGGGACGAGATCGTGAGGGGCGTCCGGCTTCGGGTTCGGCGGCGCGACGGCTCCCCGTTCGAAGCCGAGTGGAGCGGGGCGGTTCAGAGGGACAAGAACGGCCGGAAGAATGGAGTCGTCTTTGTCTTTCGGGATATCAGCGATCGCGCGCGCGCGGAGAGCGCGCTCACCGAGTCGGAAGAGACGTATCGCTCGATCTTTCGCTCGGCGAACGACGCGATCTTCGTCCACGACGCCGAAACCGGCGCGATTCTCGACGTCAATGAGAAGACCGTCGAGCTTTTCGGTTGGTCCGCCGACGAGATCCTCGCCCTACAGGTCGTCGACCTGAGCTCCGGAGAACCGCCCTACACGCAGGAGGAAGCGAAGAAGAAGGTTCGTGCGGCCGCCGCCGGGGAGCCGCAGATCTTCGAGTGGCGATCCAAGAAGAAGAGCGGGGAGTTCTTCTGGGCGGAAGTGAACCTGAAGCAAGCGACGATCCGGGGGAAGCCCCGGATTCTCGCGCTCGTTCGCGACATCACGGATCGAAAGCGCTCAGAGGAAGAGCGGCGGCGGACGGAAAGGCTGCTCAGGGATTTCATGGACCACTCCCCCACGTTCTTCTGGGCGAAGGATCTCCGCGGAAGGCTCACGATGGCGAACCAGGCGGTCGCGGATCTCTTCCGTCGGAGCCCGGAGGAACTCGTCGGCCTGACGGCGCGGGATCTCTTCCCAGCGAATTCGAAGCTGGTCGCGGAAATGGAAGAACAGGACCTTCGCGTCGTGGAGACCGGAGAAGCCCTCTCGCTCGAGGAGAGCGTTGTTCTCGGAGAAGCGGAGCGCCGCGTCTTGATCTGGAAGTTCCCGCTCCGCGACGCCGAGGGAGCCCTCGCGGGGATCGGCGCGGCGGGGCTGGACGTCACGGAGCAGAGAGAACTCGAGGAGCGGCTCCGGCAGTCGCAGAAGCTGGAGGCGATCGGGACGTTCGCCGGAGGGATCGCTCACGACTTCAACAACATCATCTACTCGATTCTCGGGTTCACCGAGCTCGCGATGGACCATACGGAAAAGGGGAGCCGGCCGTTCCGCTGTCTCGAACAAGTGCGCGAGGCCGGGGCCCGGGCGAGCGACCTCGTCGCGCAGATTCTCGAGTTCAGCAGGACGCGGGAGACGGAGCGAACTCCCTTGCGGCTTCAACGGATGATCCACGAAGCGCTTCGTCTCGCCGAAGGGAGCCGTCCTCCCCGGGTCGAGGTGCGAACGATGCTCGACCCGAATTGCGGCGAAGTGCTCGCCGATCCGACCGAGATCCACCAGGTGCTCCTCAACCTCGTCGCGAACGCTTTCCACGCGATGGGGGAGCGGGGCGGAACGCTGGCGATCCGGCTCGAGGAGTACTTCGCCGGCGGAGCCGGCGGTCCGCGGGGGGCGGGCCTCGATCACGGGAGCTATGCCCGCCTCACGGTCGAGGACACGGGACACGGGATGGACCCCTCGACGGTGCGGCGGATCTTCGAACCTTACTTTACGACGAAAGGAGTGGGCGAGGGGACCGGGCTCGGCCTCGCCACCGTTCACGGAATCGTGCGCGCGATGGGCGGCGCGATCTTCGTCGAGAGCGAGATCGGGCGCGGGACGCGGTTCGATGTCTATCTTCCGCTCGTCTCCGATGCGCCCGCGCGCGATCGGGAGACGGCGAACGACAAAGGGGAGGCGGAACGTGGCGCGCATACTGGTCGTGGATGACGACGAGCAGATCCGCACGATGCTCGTCATGACTCTCGAGGAAGCCGGCTACGAGGCGGACGAGGCCGCCGACGGAAGGGCCGCGATTCGCAAGCAGCGGGAGAAACCCGCGGACCTCGTGATCACGGACCTCATCATGCCGGAGAAGGAAGGACTGGAGACGATCATGGACCTCCGGAAGGAGTGGCCTTCGACCAAGATCATCGCGATCTCGGGGGGCGGAAGGGCCGTCCCGGGGGACTACCTCCTCCACGCGAGGCATCTCGGAGCGGCGCGGGTCTTTCGGAAGCCGATCGAGAGAAGCGAGCTGCTCGGGGCGGTCCGCGAGCTTCTCGGCGAAGGAGCGAGCCTTACGAAGGGACGGCGCTCCGTATGACCGCGCCCCCGAGAAGACGCTCGCCCCTGTAGAAGACGGCCGACTGCCCGGGAGTCACCGCGCGCTGCGGCTCCTCGAACAGGACCACGACCGATCCATCCGAGCCGCGGCGGGCGGACGCCGCGGCCGCCGCGTGCCGGGAGCGGATCTTCACCTCGATCCTCCCCTCGAAGACCTCGTTCTCGGAGACGAGAAGGTTTTCGTCCCCCGCGACCAGTCCGGACGCGTAGAGATCTCCCTCGGTCCCGAGGCGGACGCGGTTCTTTTGGATATCAACCTCCGTGACGTAAAGCCGCTCGCCCCCAGCGACGCCGAGCCCCTTCCGCTGCCCCACCGTATAGCGCGCCGCTCCCTCGTGCGTCCCGAGCCTCCGTCCTTCTCGATCGAGGATCTCTCCCTCGCGCTGAACACCGAGGAAGCCGGCGAGGTCCCCGCCGGGAAGGAAGCAGATGTCCTGGCTCTCCTCCTTGTCGGCGACGGAAAGACCGGCCCGCTCCGCGACGCGGCGCACCTCTTTCTTCAAGAGCCCTCCGAGCGGGAACGCGAGGGTGAATAGATCCGCCGCGCCGATCCCCCAGAGCACGTACGACTGGTCTTTCTCCCGGTCGCGCGCGCGAAGAATCGCCGGCCCGCCTTCCTCCTCAACGAGGCGCGCGTAGTGCCCGGTCGCGAGAAACGAAAACCCCGCCCTTCGCACCCGGGCGAGGAGGGCGCGGAAGCGGACCCTCCGATTACACTCGACGCACGGGTTCGGCGTGCGGCCGGCGAGGTACTCGCTCCGGAACGGCTCGATCACCTCCGAACGGAAGATCTCCTCGAAATCCCACACGTGGTGCGGGGTCCCGAGGCGGACGGCGACGGCGGCGGCGTCCTCGATCGCTTCGAGCGAGCAGCAGGAGCGGTCGCCTTCGAGATCGGGATGCTCCGACGCACAGAAGAGCTTCAGCGTGACGCCGGCGACGGAGCAGCCTCTTTCCTTGAGGAGTAAAGCGGCGACCGAGCTGTCGACGCCGCCGCTCATCGCGACCGCGACGCGCGCCCCCGGCGGGGGGAGAAGCTCCGTCACGGCGCTCCCTTCCCGCGGAGATCCCGCACGACGGAGGCGAGGCTCTCGACAAGACGATCGACATCCGCTTCGGTGTTCCTGAGGCCGAAGCCGATCCGAATCCCGCCGAGCGCGAGGGGGCGCGGGATTCCCATCGCGAGAAGAACCGGCGACGGCTCGGGCGATCCGGAGTGGCACGCGGATCCGGTCGAGATCTCGATGGCGAGACGGTCGAGCGCTTCCGCGACCGCGCCCCCCGAGACCCCCTCGATGAGGAGGTAGCTCGTGCCGGGGATTCTCGCCCGGCCGCGCCCGAGAGGGGTGACGCCGTCCAAGCGCCTTTCGATCGCGCGCTCGAAACGATCGCGCATCCCCAAGATCCGCCTCTCCTCCGCCTCGCGAGTGCGCATCGCGCATTCGAGAGCGACCGCAAGACCGACCGCGAGCGCGACGCTTTCCGTGCCGGGCCGCCTCCCCTTCTCCTGGCCGCCCCCGACGAGCACAGGCCGGAGCGGGACGCCCTCCCGGACGAGAAGCGCCGCGATTCCTTTCGGGCCGTAGATCTTGTGACCGACGATCGTGACGAGATCGAACGGGTCCTCGCGAAGGTCGATCGGGAGCTTCCCCGCGGTCTGCGCGGCGTCGGTGTGGAAAAGGACGCCGCGCGCGCGGCAGAGGCGCCCGACTTCCCTCACCGGCTGAAGGATCCCCGTCTCGTTCTGGCCGTGGATGAGCGAGGCGATCCTTGCGTCCGGGACAAGGGCCTCCGCGAACTCGTCCGGATCGACGGCGCCGTCTCCGCGGACCGGAACGCGCCGCGCCGCGAATCCTTCCTCCTCGAGAAGGCGCGCCGGTTCCTCGACGGCCGGATGTTCGATGTTTGAAAGAACGACGGTCCCGCGGCCGAGCGCGCGCGCTGCGCCGGAGAGCGCGAGGTTGTCCGCCTCGGTGCCGCTCCCCGTGAAGACGACCCCGCTCGCCTCCGCGCCGAAGAGGGCGGCGATCCGCTCCCGCGCCCCCTCGAGCGTCGCCCGCGCCTCTCTTCCGCTCGCGTACGGGCTGGACGGGTTCCCTCCCCAGCGCGCGAGCGCCTCGGTCATCGCCTCGACCACCTCCGGCCGCGCCGGAGTCGTGGCGTTATGATCGACATAGAGCCTGTTCATTGGGCACCTCGCTCAAAAGGCAACGCGGGCCGACCCGCCCGCGCGCACGAACCCTCTCTCCTCCCACACTTCACTCACTCGAAAGCCCGGGTTCCGCACTCGGTTCCGTCACGAGGACGCGGAGCGAGGGGCCGAGAGGCCGACTCGGACGAGCCGATCCCGGAGGCGTAGCCTGAGCTACGTCGAGGAATCGGCGACGGAGAGGAGGCTTCGCAGGCCGGGATCCGCGACCGCAGTAGGAAACGAGTGCGGAATCCGGGCTAGATTTCTTCCAGCTTTTCGTACTCTTCCCGTTCCTTCTTCTTCTTCTCGCGCTCGATCAGCTGGTCCTGACGCACGACCTCTCGCTTCGCGTATTCGGACCAGATCGGGTCGCCGAGCGAGGACGCTCGCTGGAATTTCTGCTTCGCCTGCTCGTACATCGCCTGCCGCTCGAGGATCCTCCCCCACACGCACCAACCGCGCGCGTTCTGCTCGTCGAGCTCGATCCCCTTCTGCACGTTCCGGAGCGCCTCGTCGTACTTGCCGATCTTCGCGGAAGCCTGGAGGTCGGAGAGCCGCACGAGGGCGTCGGCGTCGGACGGGTTCTTCTTCACGACCTCTTGGTAGGTGGAGGTGGCGGCGGTCGTGTCCCCTTCGAGGAGCTGCACAACGGCGTAGTTCTTGAGGTATGCGGTGTTGTCCGGTTCGAGCTCGGAGAGCGCCCGGAAGAGATCCCTCGCGGCGGCGTAGTCCCCCTTCTCGGCGGAGAGCTGCGCGACGGAGAGCATCAGCCTTTGGTTGGTCGGCTCCTTCTCGAGCATCTCCTTCTGCGCCGCGTAGAGATCCTCCGTTCTCCCGAGCTTCTTGTAGACGACCGTGAGCCGCTGGCGATAGTCGTCGTTCCCCGGATCGAGCTCCGACGCCTTCTCGTACGCGCCCTGCGCCCCTTCCCAGTCCTCGATAAGCTCGCGATAGTAGCCCTTTTCGTAGTAGAGCTTCGGATCCTCGGGGCTCAGCGCCACCGCCTTGTCGATCTCTCCGGCGGCCGCCCGGTGATCCCCCCTGTCGCTGTAGACCGCCGCGAGACGCGCGAACCCTTCCGGGTCGTCCGAAAACTTTTGCGTATAACCCTTGAAGAGCTCAAGCGCTTCGTCGGCCCTTCCCTGCCTGGAGACGGCGAAGGCGAGCAGCGTGTTCGCCTCGCGCGAGTCGGGCTTGATCTCGATCACCTCGCGATACGCCTGCTCGGCTTGCGGATAGAGCTCGCTGTCGAGATACTGGCGCCCGCTGTTCATGAGGCGCGCGGCCTTCGTCTCCGGATCGACGGTGACGTCCCGCTCGTAGACGATCACGTCCTCTTGGGTCTGGCACGAGAGGCCGGCCGCGGCGAGTAGGCCCGCCAATACCCACGGGATCCAAGCTCTCCGACCCCGGTCGTTCATGGTCTTCTACCTCCTCCGAACCCCTCGCTTGTTGACACACGCGCGCGGGGGATGCGGTTTCACTCTACCGGCGGGCCCGCGGGGCGTCAACGCCCCTGCTCACGCCTCACCCGGTCGATGTTCCTGCGGGATTCGACGGCGAGACGGTGCTGGGGCGAGAGAGCCATCACGTGCTCCCACTCTCGCACCGCCTCCTTATAGATGCCCGTCTTGGCGAACAGCACGCCGAGCCCGAAATGGGCCTCCAAGCAACGCTCGTCCAGGGCGAGCGCCTGGCGGTACGCGCCCATCGCGCCGGAGACGGACGTCTTCTCGTTCTCGTCTCCGGAGAGGAAATCGCCGTAGTACGCAAAGAGAACCGGGTCGTCCGGCGTCTGCTTGATCCGCTCCCGGTAGACCGCGTCCGCCTCCTCGCGGCGCCCCGCCCCCTCGAGCACGAACGTCATGTTGACGAAAACCCGGAAGTCGCCTCCCGCCGCGAGCGAGCGCCGGTAGGCGTCGACCGCCTCCTCGATCATCTCGGCATCGTGGTACGCGTTGCCGAGCCGGAAGAGAACCTCGGCGGAGTCCTCCTCCGTTCCGAGCAGGGCGAGGTAGGCATCGATCTTCTCCAGCGGGGGTCGGCCTTCGATGTTCCCCAAGTCCTTCGAGCCGGCCGTCGCCGCAAGAAACAAGAGCGCGCCCGCCGCGATCCATCGGGTGTTCGAGTGCATGGTTCCTTCCAGTCCTTCTCTCGGTTGCAGACCGCAACAGGTTCTACCGCAATGAGTTAAAGCCTATGCCATTCCCTGCGGCGTGTCAACCCGAAAGGATCCGGAGAGTGAGCGCGCCCGACGCGGCCAGGGCGAGGCAGTACCAACCGAAGCGATGGATCCGGCCCCCGAGCACGACCCGAACCAGGTACCGGAGCGCGAGATAGCCGGAGAGCATCGCGACCGCGGTTCCAAGAAGAGCCGGGAGGAAGACCGCGGTCTCCCCCTCCCCTCCCGGAAGGTCCCGCGCGGTCAAGAGAGCCGCCCCGAGGATGGCGGGGACCGAAACCAGGAAGGAGAACTCGGCCGCATCCTTCCGGCGAACGCCGAGGAAGAAAGCCGCCGCGATCGTCGCTCCCGACCGGGAGATCCCCGGGAGGATCGCGATCGCTTGCGCGACGCCGATGAGAAAGGCGATCCGGATCGTGACGCTTCTCCCCTTCTCGGGGGCGAAGCGGGTCGCGAGCAGAAAGAGGCCTGTTGCCCCGAGAGCGAGAAGGGTCGGGCCCGGCCTCTCGAAGAGCCCTTCGATCGGGTTCTTGAGGAGGATGCCGACGACGCCCGCCGGAACGAGACCGACGAGAATCGCGAGGCGGTAGGCGTTCGTCTCGCGATCAAAACGCGGGCGAAGAAGGTCGGCGACTTTGCTTCGATAATAGAAAATGACGACCAATGACGTTCCGACATGAAGCATCACCTCGAGGAGGATTCCTTCCGCGCGGAGGCCGAGAAGCGCTTGGGCGAGCACCAAATGCCCCGAGCTCGAAACGG from Candidatus Eisenbacteria bacterium carries:
- a CDS encoding undecaprenyl-diphosphate phosphatase; translation: MGAAAAALLGLVQGLTEFFPVSSSGHLVLAQALLGLRAEGILLEVMLHVGTSLVVIFYYRSKVADLLRPRFDRETNAYRLAILVGLVPAGVVGILLKNPIEGLFERPGPTLLALGATGLFLLATRFAPEKGRSVTIRIAFLIGVAQAIAILPGISRSGATIAAAFFLGVRRKDAAEFSFLVSVPAILGAALLTARDLPGGEGETAVFLPALLGTAVAMLSGYLALRYLVRVVLGGRIHRFGWYCLALAASGALTLRILSG